The DNA region CATCCGGTCGAGCAGCGGCACCGGCCAGGTGTCGTCGCGCTCACCGGAGAGCACATGGAACGGCAGCTGTACGGCGGCGAGTTCGGCCACCCGGTCCGGCTCGGTCACCAGTTGGCGGCCGGTGGCGATCAGCTGGGCGGGCCGGTGGCGCAGCCAGCGCCGGCGCAGGGCCTCGCCGTCCGTCGCCGCGTCCTCCGGCGGGTCGAGGGAGCGCATCGCCTCCCACACCCTGGCCATGCTCATCGTCGCGAGCGCGTCGCTGAGCACCTTCACCTTGAGCTGCTGGACCTCGACGACCTCGGCGGGCCCCGACGACATGAGCGTCAGCGAACGGAACGGCGAGGCGTCGAGCAGCGCGGCGGCACGGGCGATCTGCCCGCCGAGCGAGTGCCCCAGAAGATGCACGGCGCCTTCGCCGCCGGCGTCGAGAGCAGTGGCCTGCGCGAGCACGTCGAGGGCCAATTCGCCCTGTGCGTAGGACTCCTGACGGTCCGTCCCGTCGGTCTCGTACTGTCCGCGGCCGTCCACGGCGACGATCCGGTACCCGGCGGCCGAGAGCGGTTCGAGGAGCGCCATGAAGTCCTCCTTGCTGCCCATGTATCCGGGCAGCAGGAGAGCGGTGCCGCGCACGGCACCGGGCGGCGAGGCGTCCAGCACG from Streptomyces sp. NBC_01591 includes:
- a CDS encoding alpha/beta fold hydrolase, producing the protein MSRPHTFTPPPCAHAHQLRTSRGDFAVLDASPPGAVRGTALLLPGYMGSKEDFMALLEPLSAAGYRIVAVDGRGQYETDGTDRQESYAQGELALDVLAQATALDAGGEGAVHLLGHSLGGQIARAAALLDASPFRSLTLMSSGPAEVVEVQQLKVKVLSDALATMSMARVWEAMRSLDPPEDAATDGEALRRRWLRHRPAQLIATGRQLVTEPDRVAELAAVQLPFHVLSGERDDTWPVPLLDRMAQRLGAHRTRIAGAEHSPNTDRPEQTAAALAAFWDSL